From a region of the Aeoliella mucimassa genome:
- a CDS encoding PD-(D/E)XK nuclease family protein: MSALSHSEATTAQLHLIEHPSRVPATRLLVGRYAASLSHARGARQVARLLWITPHRLSADAVRRQLVESNIDASLEPGIKTLSRLAESIVSMDPTAPAVVPNAASRWLVEQAIAELHQSGKLRVLAGVAQRSGLADAVEQMIGQLKTRGITAGRFATWAKHKRRSNRDRELAAVLSLYQQRLDEAHAADRFDLTRLAADCLASTKVEQRWDLVVVDGFASFAYYERQLLLHLAQRAGETYIALPTLDQAERRELVSTARRTKQWLVDEWPSLEVTEHRDPDASPSTALEHLADQVFVPPDQAAPPEQEALATLEQLQVISSADSYDEAVTIARRIKSLLNAKVSASEILVVVPNLQAERRRLDEVLQVYGVPASFTVPATLGEAPAIRALGSLLSITADDWPFRRVLALVSSGLFGLFDGELEEPPWRTLRGAAEWLVRDLQIATGRESLLRAVRAMAAASDKAKAAGERPSDRQAVAATTLTVFEKLNQACMALPSTASPREWVAACERLARAVGLVLEPRQPSAWQAVREAAAWIERVAVAASVPLPRWSASDWLAQLNDWAERVSLAKPLDEEGRVRVVPVSVARFAHARHVFVVGMDEQAFSSAIGGGGLYSEQRYDEMVAADSSGRAVSATPAHERTMQAFHSVVTAASESLTFSYAALDGSGQSTPASPMLIEACRTFGDQLLGLLEATPRISPLPPDGAMPSSFRDWRLSAVHEADQQSPKLLASLIGSELAEPMNRSLVDSLELLHHRARGDSFGPMEGVLSSEKVRRWFADRYGPDHQWSTSQLETYATCPYKFLMQNVLRIQPLGEATLAVDYGRRGSILHSVFSELHQRLDLIARDLLLSQHPEAEYEKHLASAIHLAKLDLTNFGLEGVLNELLVREITKWARKYREQHVEYDARSRDFDEPMRPTQFEWRFGKASRESDDEESEDSTDVPYTLDLGDGMQVLLGGRIDRLDTGKVHGTDVLQVIDYKSASKHPLKEEEMTSGRKLQPPLYALAAAELLSTREQPIVPLKAGYWVLRDKGFADHNTQELYVVQAGQVAATKDWQRLDEAIRERIRELVFGVRAAEFPMVNTDDKCTSACDLSHVCRVAQTRSLGKAWPPIQDDTQEATDGNA, encoded by the coding sequence ATGTCCGCTTTATCTCATTCCGAAGCCACAACGGCTCAACTTCACCTGATTGAGCACCCCAGTCGGGTCCCAGCGACACGCCTGCTCGTCGGGCGGTATGCCGCATCGCTGTCCCACGCACGGGGGGCTCGGCAGGTCGCTCGGCTGCTTTGGATTACCCCTCACCGGTTGTCCGCAGATGCGGTTCGCCGGCAGCTGGTCGAGTCCAATATCGACGCCAGCCTGGAGCCCGGCATCAAAACCTTGAGTCGGCTGGCTGAGTCGATTGTATCGATGGATCCAACTGCACCTGCGGTGGTGCCGAACGCCGCGAGTCGCTGGTTGGTCGAGCAAGCGATCGCCGAGTTGCATCAGTCGGGGAAGCTGCGGGTGCTGGCCGGAGTGGCCCAGCGTTCGGGACTAGCCGACGCGGTAGAGCAGATGATCGGGCAGCTCAAGACCCGCGGCATCACCGCCGGGCGGTTCGCTACCTGGGCCAAGCACAAACGACGCTCAAATCGCGATCGCGAATTAGCCGCAGTGCTCAGCTTGTACCAGCAGCGGCTCGACGAGGCGCATGCTGCCGACCGGTTCGACCTCACGCGCTTGGCAGCGGACTGTCTCGCCAGCACCAAGGTCGAGCAGCGGTGGGACCTGGTGGTCGTCGATGGCTTTGCCAGCTTTGCCTACTACGAGCGGCAACTGCTGCTCCATCTGGCGCAGCGAGCAGGGGAGACTTATATCGCCCTGCCGACGCTCGACCAGGCGGAGCGGCGCGAGTTGGTGAGCACCGCCCGCCGAACCAAGCAGTGGCTGGTCGACGAATGGCCCTCGCTGGAAGTGACCGAGCATCGTGACCCCGACGCATCCCCATCCACTGCATTAGAGCACCTGGCCGACCAGGTGTTTGTTCCCCCTGACCAAGCAGCACCACCGGAGCAGGAAGCGTTAGCGACGCTCGAGCAGCTACAGGTTATCTCGTCGGCCGATTCCTACGACGAGGCGGTGACCATCGCCCGCCGCATCAAGAGTCTGCTCAACGCTAAAGTCTCGGCCAGCGAGATCCTGGTGGTCGTGCCGAACCTACAGGCCGAGCGGCGCCGGCTCGACGAAGTGCTGCAAGTGTACGGAGTGCCTGCATCGTTTACCGTGCCGGCTACGTTGGGCGAGGCCCCGGCCATCCGGGCGCTCGGCAGCCTGTTATCGATCACGGCCGACGACTGGCCCTTTCGACGCGTGTTGGCTTTGGTGTCGAGCGGCTTGTTCGGCCTGTTCGATGGAGAACTCGAAGAACCACCTTGGCGGACCCTGCGCGGGGCGGCCGAATGGCTGGTGCGCGACTTGCAGATTGCTACAGGCCGCGAGTCGCTACTGAGGGCGGTCCGCGCAATGGCCGCGGCGTCCGACAAAGCCAAGGCGGCCGGCGAGCGTCCCAGCGATCGGCAAGCGGTCGCGGCGACGACGCTGACGGTGTTTGAAAAGCTGAACCAGGCTTGTATGGCGCTCCCCTCCACCGCATCGCCGCGAGAGTGGGTTGCCGCCTGCGAGCGTCTCGCCCGCGCGGTGGGGCTGGTACTCGAACCTCGGCAACCTTCCGCTTGGCAAGCGGTTCGCGAAGCGGCCGCCTGGATTGAGCGAGTTGCGGTGGCCGCGAGTGTACCGCTGCCGCGGTGGAGTGCCAGCGACTGGCTCGCCCAGCTCAACGACTGGGCCGAACGTGTTTCGCTCGCCAAACCGCTCGACGAAGAAGGCCGCGTGCGGGTGGTGCCAGTCAGCGTCGCCCGCTTCGCCCACGCCCGACATGTATTCGTCGTCGGCATGGACGAGCAGGCGTTCTCCTCGGCCATCGGTGGCGGAGGGCTGTACAGCGAGCAGCGTTACGACGAGATGGTGGCCGCCGATAGTTCGGGACGAGCCGTGTCGGCCACGCCCGCCCATGAACGCACGATGCAAGCATTCCACAGCGTGGTGACCGCGGCCAGCGAGTCGCTCACGTTCAGCTACGCTGCGCTCGATGGCAGCGGACAGTCGACGCCGGCCAGTCCGATGCTGATCGAAGCTTGCCGCACGTTCGGCGATCAACTGCTAGGACTGCTGGAAGCAACGCCTCGCATCTCGCCGCTTCCGCCCGACGGCGCGATGCCAAGCTCGTTTCGCGACTGGCGTCTCTCTGCGGTGCACGAAGCCGATCAGCAAAGTCCCAAGTTGCTCGCCAGCCTAATCGGTAGCGAACTGGCCGAGCCGATGAACCGCTCGTTGGTCGATTCGCTCGAGTTGCTGCACCACCGCGCCCGCGGCGATTCGTTTGGGCCGATGGAAGGGGTGCTATCGAGCGAGAAAGTGCGGCGGTGGTTTGCCGATCGCTACGGGCCTGATCATCAATGGAGCACCAGCCAGCTCGAGACTTACGCGACCTGCCCTTACAAGTTCTTGATGCAAAACGTGCTTCGCATCCAGCCGCTTGGCGAAGCCACGCTGGCGGTCGACTACGGTCGCCGAGGTAGCATTCTGCACAGTGTGTTTTCCGAGTTGCATCAGCGGCTCGATCTGATTGCCCGCGACCTCTTGCTGTCGCAGCACCCGGAAGCCGAGTACGAAAAGCACCTCGCCTCGGCGATTCATCTCGCCAAGCTCGACCTTACCAACTTCGGGTTGGAAGGGGTGCTGAACGAGCTGTTGGTTCGCGAAATCACCAAGTGGGCGCGGAAGTACCGTGAGCAGCATGTGGAGTACGATGCTCGCAGTCGCGACTTCGACGAGCCGATGCGGCCCACGCAGTTTGAATGGCGATTTGGCAAGGCCAGCCGTGAGTCGGACGACGAAGAGTCGGAAGACTCGACCGACGTACCGTACACGCTCGATCTCGGCGACGGGATGCAAGTGTTGCTTGGCGGTCGCATCGATCGGCTCGACACCGGCAAGGTGCATGGCACCGACGTGCTGCAGGTGATCGACTACAAGTCGGCCAGCAAGCACCCGCTGAAAGAAGAGGAAATGACCAGCGGCCGCAAGTTGCAACCGCCACTCTACGCGTTGGCTGCGGCCGAGCTGCTAAGCACCCGGGAGCAACCGATCGTGCCGCTCAAGGCGGGATACTGGGTGCTCCGCGACAAAGGGTTCGCCGATCACAACACGCAGGAGCTGTACGTCGTGCAAGCGGGGCAAGTCGCGGCGACCAAAGACTGGCAGCGACTCGACGAAGCGATTCGCGAGCGGATTCGCGAACTGGTGTTCGGCGTGCGAGCCGCAGAGTTCCCGATGGTAAACACCGACGACAAATGCACGAGCGCGTGTGACTTGAGCCACGTTTGTCGTGTGGCCCAAACACGTAGTCTGGGCAAGGCATGGCCTCCGATTCAAGACGACACGCAGGAGGCAACCGATGGCAACGCCTGA